TCCAGTAAGGGCTGCAATTCAGCAGCCATCGACTTCAGCAATTGCACTGCAAGGGCGCTGGTGAAGTCATACCGCTTGGCATAAGGCTCATGCACGACGGCAGTCAAGGTGCCAAAAAACCGATCGCCGATAGCAAAGACAAAAGTCGCCGTACGATTAACCTTGCGCGACTCGATCAGACGCCGCCCCTTCGCATAGATATTGAGCCGCTGATCGCCAGTCCCCGTCTTGCCATAGACCTCAAGCGTCGTCCCATTCGGAAACGTCATCCCACCAGCAAGGCGCTTAGCCGTTCCCCCAGCGACGACATCGCGCATCATGGCTTGCGCGACCCGCGCAATCTCAGGCGAAATCGCCTCGTTCGGCTGCGGCGTCGCGCGCACGAAGCGCGTCTCGTACGGCGTGCCCTTCGCAAACTCAAGCTCACTCAAGCTCTGCGTCGGCGCCTGATTCCCCTTGTTCGCAATCACGCCGATCAACTGGGCCAGCGCTGCGGGCCGGTCCCCCGATGCACCGATCGCCGCCGCATACGAAGGCGTCAGATGCGCAAACGGATAGCCAAGCGCCTGCCACGATTTGCCGATCGCATCGTACGCATGCTGCTCGACCATGCGGCGAATGCGACGATCCTGCGTCGCGTGATAGCGCGTCTTGAAGAGCCACTTGTATGCATCGGCGCGCACCTCGCGGCTAGCCTCCATCACGTCGTTCGCACTTGCCTCGGGACGCTCGCGTAGATAATTGACGAGCCACAGTTCCAGCGGATGCACGCTAGAAATGTATGCGCGGTCGTTCAGGTTGAATTTATCGATCGCATACTTCGCATAGAGCTCCGCGAGCGCGTCGTCAGGCGGATTCGCTTTCGGCGTGTTCTTCAGTGCGGCGCGCATCTGGCTGTTGAACCACGCCTGCGGTGCATCGGGCCGCACGCTGCGCAGGACGGTCGCAACTTTCGGAGGCGACTTGCGTACGCCGCGCAGAAGAACGGCAAGCATCTCGTCCTGAGTCTTGCCGTGATACTTCGTGTAGAAGCGATTCATGTACACGCGGCTTTCCTGATCGGCGAAGCGCGTCAGGTACATCTTGCGCGTATCAGGATCGCTGAGCCATTGCGATGACGGGCCAGACGTCTTGATCGTTTCATAGTGGACGATGTCGCGCATGATCCGCACGAACACCAGATTCACCGAATGCTGGAAAGCCTGATGCACCGTGAGGATGCGCGAGTTCTCGTCGGCTTCGAAGTTCGTGAAGGTCTGTGCGCCGCCTCCCGTGAAAAAGGTTTCGCCCGCATTTGCCGAATACTTGCGCTCCACCGACGCATCGAGCATCGCCGGAAGCGAGCGGTCGTTGGTGTGCATGAAATAGTCGACCGCCCAGCGCGTCAAGGCGTCTTCGCGCTCGGGCTTCACGGCGCGCAGTTCATCGACGCTCATCTGGCCATAGCGCGCATGCAGTTCCGACATGATCTGCAGATACGTGATGATCGTGCGCAACTTCGCCGTCGAACCGAGATTCAAGCGCGCGCCGGAATTGATATCGAACGGGCGGTTGACGCTATCCGTCTGCACGCGCAACAGGTTCACGCCGTCGCGCTTTTCGAACAGCGTGAAGCTGAACGCGATCTTCGACGGGTCGTCCTTCGGCTGCAGCATGTTGAAGCCATAAAGCCCCGCTGCTTGCGCGCCGTCCTTGGTCGTGGCGGCGGCGAGACGATCACTGATGGCCTGCTGAACCTGGTTGTTCATCGTCGACGTCACGCGAACGTCGAGCCGGTCGAGGTCGTACAGATTCGACACGCCGAGCGACGACAGCAGATGCGTGCGCAACGACGTCACCGCTTTGCGCTCGATGAACGAGCCTTCGGGCGTCGCGACCTTCGCGCGTGTCAGCACGAGTTGTTGCGCGAGCGCGGCGTCGCGCAGTTGCGGCGTGATCACGCCATTCGTCGCGAAGATCCGCAGATAGCTTTCCGTCAGAGCATTGAGTTCATCGTTCTTGCGCAGCAGAAAATGCGACGGTCCGCGCTGCGCGATCATCAGCGACAGCACCTGACGGAATGCAAGCCCCTGCTCAGGAAGATTCTCGGGCGTCGGCGGCGCTTTCAGCACGCGGTTCACTTCTGCGAAGTCGCGGCCGTACCAGGCGGCAAGTCCATCGCCGATGCCGTTCACTTCGCCGATGCCTGGCTGGGCGGCGAGCGGCACCGAATTCAGGTAGCGCACCACTATCTGCTCGCGTGCGGGCATCGTGCGCGGACCGTCGAGATAGGCGCGCACGGACGCCGACGCGATCTGCCGGAGCTTTTCCTTTGGCGTCGCAGTGCGGCCGCCGGGCGAATGGCGGAATTTCTCGATCTGCGTGGCGAGCGTGCTGCCGCCTGGCTGCGGCTGGGTATGGTTGAAAACCCGCAGCCCCTGATCCATCAGCGCACGGCTGAAGCGCCCCCAGTCGATCGCAGGATTACGGTTCGGCTGGTCGCTATCGAGCAGATGGCGGTCTTCGATGAACAGTAGCGCCGACACGACGAGGGGCGGCACCGCCTCGAAATCGTCATACACGCGCGCGGGATATTGCGCGCCGAACAGGCGCGTGCCCGTCGCGTCATAGAGCGTCAGGCCAGCCTGATCCTTTTCATCGTAAGGAATGAAAAGGCCGTCGTCGGCGAGTGACGCCATGCGTTCCGAATCGCGCGCCTGCGAGGCCACGGCAAAGCCGCGCTCTTTCAGACGGCGCTCGAAAGCGGGTAGCAGCGCGTAGCCGAGGCGGATGTCGTAAGGTCCGTCGGTAGGAAAACGGATGTTGTCGCTGGGCCCTTCCGATACGGTGAAGCCGACGTCGCGCGTGAGTTCGGACAGGTAGCGCGCCTGCAATCGCGACGTGTCCATCTCGATCTGGAGAAAGCGCACGCCGAAGGCAACAGCGACGAGAAACGCGGCGAAAAAGAGCCACTTGAACCACTTCCAGACAGAAGTGGTGCCGATTGCGCGTAACGGAAACCGTAGTGGCCGATTCATGGCGGCGTCTCCTTGCAGATGCCTAACCACATTCACGTCGACTGCTGTCAGTCTAACGCGGAACGCGCGTTTGCGAGGGCCGCAAACGCCGGGACTTGAACGGGTGAGTACGCCACGCAACACAGTTGACACGGACATGCGACGAGCGCGGGCATTTTTTGCCGGCGTGCATTGCGCCATCGGGCGCGGCGGGGTAAAGGAGACCGTGTTCGATGCCGATGCAACGTCGCCACGTGCGAAATTACCCTGAAATACCGGATACGGCATCCACGCGAAATTGCGTAACATAGCCGCGCCCCCGAACCACTACGCGCCTTTGTGCAAATCCGCATGCATAGCTACTACGAAGCGACCGTCGAGCGTCCCGTGCGCCCTGCGCTGCACGGACAACTGAGCGCGAATGTCTGCGTCGTCGGCGGCGGGCTGGCGGGCCTGTCGACGGCGCTGGGATTGGCCGAGCGCGGCGTACGCGAGGTCGTCGTGGTCGAAGCGAAGCAGGTCGGCTACGGCGCGTCGGGCCGCAATGGCGGCTTCGTGTTCGGCGGCTACAGCCTCGATTGCGCGGACCTGTTGCGAATTCTCGGGCCTGCGCGGGCGCGCGAACTCTACGCGTTGACCATCGACGCCGTCGATCTGATGCGTGCGCGGATCCAGCGTTACGCTATCTCCTGCGACGCGACCGATGCGGGCGTGATCCTCGCGAACTGGTTCGACGATCCGTCGCGGCTCGACAGCCAGCGCCGCCTGATGAAGGAAGCGTTCGACGTCGAATGGGAACCGCTCGGCGCCGCCGAGCTGAGCGCGCGCCTGAAGACGACGCGTTATCACGGTGGACTGTTCGAGCGCAACGCCTTTCACTTTCATCCATTGAAGTATGTGCTGGGTGTCGCGCGCGCCGCCGAAGCAGCCGGCGTGCGGATCGTCGAGCAGTCGCCCGTCACGTCGCTACGCCGGCACGGCGCGGGGTTTGCCGTCGAGACGGCGCACGGCACCATCGACGCCCGGCACGTCGTGATGGCGGGCGGCGGCTATGCGCGCAATGTGTACCGGCGCGTCGAGCGCGCGGTGCTGCCTGTCGCCACCTACGTGATGGCGACAGAGCCGCTCGGCGCGGGGCTGGCCGATGCGATCGCCTGTCCTTCCGCCGTCTACGACACGCGCTTCGCCTTCGACTACTATCGGCCGCTGCCCGACACACGCATCCTGTGGGGCGGACGCATTTCGATTCGGGAACGCGAGCCCGAAGTCATCGCGCGGCTGTTGCGCCGCGATTTGCTGAAAGTGTATCCGCAGTTGCGCCACGTGCGCATCGAGCATGCGTGGGGCGGTCTGATGAGTTACGCGCGGCACAAGATGCCGCAGATCGGCCGCAGCGGTGACGGCGTCTGGTACGCGGTCGGCTTCGGCGGACATGGAATGGCGCCGACCACGGTGTCGGGCGAACTGCTGGCGGCCGCCATCGCGGGCGAACGCCCGGTGCCCGAAGCGTTCGCCTCGTTCGGTCTCACGCACACATTCGGCGCGCTGGGGCTCGCCGCCGCGCAACTGAGCTACACGGCGATGCAGACGCGCGATGCACTCGCCGACCGGCCACGGCGCCCGCGCTGAACAGCCCGCATAGCGTGCCCGCAAGGGCCGCGCAGCGCGGCTCGACGTGCCGCCAGGCCGCGCTGGCCGGCGAATTCGGCATGCTAGAATGAAACGTCATCGCCGCCGGAATACACAATGAAAAAGGCAAGCCGAGCAACCGTGCCCGAGCATATCGAGACCCTGCCCGAGACCTCCCATCCGCGGCGCAAATACGATCCCGAAGAGACGAAGCGCAACATCCTCGAGGTAGCTACGCAGGAGTTTTCGTCGATGGGACTGACGGGCGCGCGTGTCGACGCAATCGCCGAGCGCACCAACACGACGAAGCGCATGCTGTACTACTATTTCGGCAGCAAGGAAGGCTTGTACGAGGCGGTGCTCGAGAAGGTGTATGGCGACATTCGCGCGCTCGAACAGGATCTGAAGATCAGCGACATGAGCCCGATGGATGGGCTACGCAGTCTGGTGGAGTTCACGTTCGACTATCACGATAAACATCGCGACTTCGTGCGTCTCGTGACGATCGAGAACATTCACGGCGCGAAGTACATCGAGCAGGTGAAGACCTTCAAGAATCGCAATGCGACGGTGATTCACACCATCGAAGATCTGTTGACGCGAGGAGTCGCGTCAGGGGATTTTCGCGAGGATATCGATGCCATTGATCTCCATCTGCTCATTAGCTCGTTGTGCTTTCATCGGATTGCGAATCGGCATACGTTCGGTACCGCTTTTGGGCGTGATCCGTCTCACGCGAGGCTAAGAGCGCGGCATCGCGCTATGATCGTTGATGCTATTTTGAGGTTTGTTAAGAAGTAGTTTTTTGTCTGCGACGCTAGTCGCCGTTTGGTCATTTGTCGTCTGCGACACTAGTCGTTCTCTTTTTTGGGTTTTCGCTGGCATCCGCGTTTTGCTTCTGGTTCGCTGGTGTTGCCCCTGTGCGGGGCGGCACTCACTTTCTTTGCGGCGGCAAAGAAAGTAAGCAAAGAAAGCACCGTGAATGCCAGCAAAACTGAACCAGCAAAAAGACAAAGAATGGCGACTGCGTCGCAGACAAAAAAACACCTGCGCTATTGCGCCAACACCCGTAACCTTGGCGCCGACGCCGATCCCATCAACGCCTCCAGCGACATCGGCCGCGCCAGGTGATACCCCTGCCCGTGCGCAGCACCGATCGTCCGCAATAAATCCAACGTCGCCTGATCCTCGATCCCTTCCGCAACAACCGTCAACTCCAGCGACTCCGCCATCCGCACGATGGCCCGCACGATCGCCCGGCTCCGCGCACTCTGCGTCAGCTCCAACACGAATGACTTGTCAATCTTTAAGCCACTGAACCGATACTGATGCACATAGCTCAACGACGAAAAACCCGTGCCGAAATCGTCGAGCACGACACTCATCCCGTTATCGGCAAGACTTTGCATCGTATTGCGCGCAAGATCCGGCTCGGCAACGAGCGCACCCTCCGTCAGTTCGAGTGAAACGCGCGAAGGATGCACGCCATAGCGCTTCAACAGTTCGAGCAACTCTTCCGCGAACTCTGGACGCGTCATGCTGTAACTCGACAGATTCACCTGCACGGGCGGCCAGTCGATATGCTCCCGCTGCGCAAGAATCTCGGCCACGCGCGTCAGCATGTACATGTCGAGCCGACCAATCAGCTTTAATCCCTCCACGGCAGGCAGAAAACGCCCCGGCGCCCACACCTCGCCGTTCGGCTGCTGCCAGCGAATCAGCGCTTCCAGCGCAACCAGCTCGCCACTGGCGATATCGACAATAGGCTGAAAATACGGCACCAGCTCGCCGTCGCGCTTCAGCGCGTTGCGCAGCGCGCCCTCCGTTTCGATCTGGTCCGACAGCTCGCGACGCATCTGCTGATTGAACACCGCGAAACTGTCGCGCCCGCGATTCTTCACGCGATACATCGCAGCATCGGCATCGCGCAGCAAATCGGCCGGCTCCCGGTGATGCGCACTATCCGCGCTCACCACACCAACGCTACATGAGGTGAACACCGTCTGCTCGCCGATATTGAACGGCGTGTCGAACGCCGCAAGAATGCGCTCCGCCAGCGTTAGCACCGTCTGCAAGCTCGCACCCGGCACGACGACGGCGAACTCGTCGCCGCCGAGCCGCGCAAGCAGATCGTCTCGCCGCAAACAGTCGCGCAAGCGCCCCGCCACTTCCACGAGCAACGCATCGCCGAACAAATGGCCGAGACTGTCGTTGACGACCTTGAAGCGATCCAGGTCGATGAACAGCACCGAAAGAGGCTCGCCGCGGCTGCTGTAGCCAAGCCACGCCGCCGCCAGCCGTTCGTACAGATGCGAACGGTTCGGCAAGCCCGTCAACGCATCGTGATAGTTCTCGTGCAAGAGCCGCGCATTGGCGGCGTCCAGTTCCTGCGTGCGCGCCAGCACTCGCGCTTCAAGTTCGAGATTCGCCGCCTGCTGCGCTTCCGCGACACGCCGCCGCGACAACGCGGTATCGATATGGCGCGACACGAATGTCAGCAGTTCCTGATCGCGCCTGTCGTAATTCACGCTCGACGAATAACTCTGCACGACCAGCACGCCGCGCACCACGATGCCGTCGAAGAGCGGCACGCCGAGCCACGAGCGCAAACGGATGTTCTCGCTGTCCAGCTTGATCTCGCCCGCTTCGACAAGGCGCACGGCATCGCTCGTGTCAAACAGACACGGCACGCGCTGACGGATCACGTACTCCGTAAGTCCGCGCTCGCGGCGCCGCGACGTCGGCACTTCCTGCTGCGTTTCGTCGATGTAATACGGAAACGACACCTCCGCCGTCGCGGGATCGAACAGCGCAACGTAGAAGTTCTTCGCGTACAGCAGCCCGCCGACGATCTCGTGCAGACTGCGAAAGAACTTGCCGATCTCGACGGACTGACTCGACAGCTCCGCGATTTCGAACAGCGCCGCCTGTAAATGCTGCGCGCGCTCGCGCTCGGCTATCTCCGCGCGCAGCGTGTCGTTCAGACGCGAAAGCTCAGCCGTTCGGCGCGCGACCTCGGCTTCGAGCCCGACGCGATGCAGAATGCGGTCGAGCGCCATCGCCACGTGCCGCGCAACAACCAGAAAGAGCGCACGGTCCTCGGCGCTATAGATGCGCGTCGCGTCGTACACCTGCATCGTCACCATGCCGAACACTTCGTCCGACGCATTCTTCAGCGGCGCGCCCATCCAGAACTTCGGCCGATGCCCGACACAATGAAAGCGCCCCCTCGCACTTGCCTCGATGATGCCCTTCTCGTCGATCAGCAGCGGCTGCCCCGTCGTCAGCACGTAACCCGTCAGCGAGAGCCGCTCCCGGTCGACCATGTCCATGTGGTTCGTATCGACGGCTTCGGTATCGATCAGGTCAATGTAGTACGGATAGGTGACGGCGCCCGTTTCACGGTCGTAAAGTGCGAGATAGAAATTCTCAGCGTCGATCAGCGTACCGAGACGCTCGTGAATCGCCTGCAGAAATTCGCCGCGCTCGCTGATCGAGCTGGCGAGATACGCGATGTCGTACAGCACGCGCTGCACGTTTTGCGCGCGCATCAGTGCATCGGCCTGCATTTGTTCGCCGATCACGCGCGCGAACGCGGCAAATGCGGAGTCGCCCGCGCACGACGCGGGCGCAAGCAGCCAGCCGAGCGCGAGATCCCTGCGGCCAGTCGGCCACGCGAACCAGCCGTACTCGACGCAGGCGTCGTGCAGCATCGCGGGCACGATGGAGCGCGGCCAGTCGAACCGCGCCGCGCCTTCGCGTACGAGTTCCAGATGCTGGCCCGCCCGGTACCACGCCCAAGGCGCGCCGGCTGCCTCGGCCGCGTGCGCCGCCTGGTCGATCAACTGCGCTTGCGTACCGTCTGCCGACAGATCGGCATTCCACATAAATCAGCCCCCGAGCCGTCTCATGGTTGTTTTCGTCCTCGACCTGTTATATCGACGTAAGCGACGGCAAACTTGATGTATCTGGCGCGCAAAAAAATACTTCGGCAAGGCCGAAAACGTTTGCCTGAAGGGTTTTTCCAACCCGGTTTTGCCCCGATTGCTGCGGAACGGCACTTGCTGTTCAGCTCACGTCTGCGCCGCCCACGCGATGGCCTGCTTCGCTTTGCTTGCGCGGCGCATCAGTTAGAGGAGCCAACATGCAAGCTCATACGAGGGGTGCCGTGCGTGCCGACGTTTTCCGGCTCGGCCCACGCGACTGGGTGCCGAACAACGCGCGTCTTCCCGTGATCCTGTATCGCGACGTGCTGGATGCGCACGGCACTGGCAACGGCGGCAAACTTGCCGAGACATTTGAAGCGATGTTCACTCGCAACGGCTGGCCGCCGAAGTGGCGTAATGGAATCTTCGACTATCACCACTTCCACTCGTCGGCGCATGAGGTGCTCGGCATCGCCGCGGGCGCGGCGGATGTGATCGTCGGCGGGCCAGGCGGCCGCGTCGTGCATCTGGAAGCGGGCGATGTGCTCCTGTTGCCGGCGGGCACGGGGCACTGCCTCGAATCGTCGAGCGGACCGCTCGAGGTGGTCGGCGCGTATCCGCCGGGCCAGCAGTGGGATATCCGGCGCGACGCGCTGACGGAAGCAGAACGCGCCGCGATGGAAGCCTTGCCGTTTCCGCAGAGCGACCCGGTGCGCGGCGCGCAGGGTCCTTTGCTGGAGAACTGGCTGAAAACCGCGTGATTTTCAGCAGTGCGCTATCGGTGGGTGTGTGGCGGGCGCTGCTTCTTCATGGTGCAGCGTCACTGCTGCAGACCCCAGCGGCGCACCGTCATACGTTCCAGCGTGTCGAACACCAGATGCTCGACGAGCAGGCCAATCGCGATCACCGCGGCGAGCCCCCCAAATACGCGGTCGGTGTAAAGCTCGTTGCGGTTCTGGAAGATGTACCAGCCCAGTCCGCCGTTTCCGCTACTCGCACCGAACACCAGTTCGGCTGCGATCAGCGTGCGCCATGCGAATGCCCAGCCCACGCGCAGGCCCGCAAGAATCGACGGCAGCGCGGCAGGCACAAGGATCAGCACCACATGGTGCAACCCCGTCAGGCCATAGTTGCGCCCCGCCATCCGCAATGTCGCGGGCACCGCACGAAAGCCCGCGTACATGTTGAGCGCAAGCGGCCACAATACGGCATGCACGAGCACGAACAGCAGGCTGCCCGTGCCGAGACCGAACCACAGCAGCGCGAGCGGCAGCAGCGCAATCGACGGCAACGGATTGAACATCGCCGTCAGCATCGACAGCAAGTCGCGGCCGATGCGTGTCGATACGGCGAGCGAGGTCAGCAGGAAAGCGAGCGCGACGCCAAGCAGATACCCGCGCAACAGCACGGACATCGATGCGGCCGTCTTCTGCAGCAGTTCGCCCGATGCGATGCCCTGCACGAACGCAGCGAAGGTGGCACCGAACGTAGGCAACAGCAGATCGTTGTCGATTGCGCGCGCGGCGAGTTCCCAGCCTGCGATCAGCACGATCGCGATGATCGTCTTGCTGAGCCACGACTGGTTCGCGAGACGCCGCGCGATGGGCAACGGTGCTTCGACGGCAAGATCGCCGACGGGTTCGAGCGGCCGCTCGTATTCGGCGCGCACGGGCGGCAGCAACGTGGAAGGCGTGCTCATCGGCTGGACTCCATTTCTTCGAACAGCAGGCGGTGAATCTGCGCGATGCGATGCTGGAAGTCGCTACGGCCAAAGCTGTCCTGTGTGTATTGATGGCTGTTGAGTTCGGCGCGCACGCGGCCCGGATGCGGCGACAGCAGCAGAATGCGATTGCCGACGATCAGCGCTTCCTCGATCGAATGTGTGACGAACAGCAGCGTGAAGCGCACTTCTTCCCACAGACGCAGCAACTCTTCCTGCATCTTGCGGCGCGTGAGCGCATCGAGCGCGGCGAACGGTTCGTCCATCAGCAGCACGCGCGGCTGCATCGCGAGCGCGCGCGCAATCGCGACGCGCTGCTTCATGCCACCCGATAGCGTGTGCGGATACGCAGCGGCAAACGATGCAAGACCGACCTTGTCGAGATAGTGTTGCGCACGTTCCTTCGCCTCCGCGCGGCTCAGCTTCTTCGCGACGCGCAAAGGAAACGCGATGTTCTCGAGCACCGTCTTCCACGGCGGCAACTGGTCGAATTCCTGAAACAGGACGATGCGGTCCGCACCCGGCTCGCGTACCGTTTCGCCGTCGAGTGTGATCGTGCCCGAGACGGGCTTGATGAATCCGCCGACGGCTTTCAGCAACGTCGACTTGCCGCAGCCCGAAGGTCCCAGCAGAACGAAACGGTCGCCGCCATACACGTCGAAACTCACGTCCTGCGTCGCGCGCACGACACGCTCGCGCGTGCGGTATTCAAGGCTCACGCGATCGACGGCAAGCAGGCGGCTCGAATGCGCGGCCTCTTGCGCTGTATCCGTCGCGGCATGGTCGCCGAAGAGCACGGAAGGATTCGCGGCCATCAGCGGCCTCCTGCCATGTGAATTGCGTGCGAAATGACTTTCACGATGACACACCCGATAAGCAAAACCACACCATAAATTGAGCGTCCGCCATGACCAACCAATGAATGTGCATATTCAATGCTGTTTGCTGCATAAGCGCCGCAAATCGCACTATGACCTCACATGCGTCTTGTGTAACGGCGGCATCTGCAATATGTATTACACGTGCCGAAAAGCAAAAACCCGCTGAAAGAGCGGGCTTTCTGGCGCTTCGTGTCCACGCGGATCAACTGCCCGATGCCGTCGCGGGATCTTCGAAGAAGTAATCCTTCCACGACTTCGGCTCGTTGCGGATCGCGCCGACGCGATACATGAACTGCGCCAGCCCCAACGTGTTTTGCGGCGCGACCTTGAACTGCACTTGCGGATTGCGAATCACCGACAGCAGCAGATCGCGGTCCGTCTTCGCCTGATTCACTCGAATGTAGATATCGGCTGCGGCGTCCGGATTCGCGGTGATGAACTGCGCCGCATCTGAAAGGCCGTTCACGAATGCGCGATACGTCTTCGGGTTCTCGTTGCGGAACTTCTCAGTCGCGTAGAGCACAGTGGCGGAACTCGGTCCGCCGAGCACGTCGTATGAGTTCAGCACGATATGCGCGTTCGGATTCGCAGCCAGCTCCTGTTCCTGAAACGGCGGATTGCCGAAATGCGCGGTGATTTCCGTGCCACCCGCAATGATGGCGGCAGCTGCGTCGGGATGCGGCACCGCCTGCGTGATCTTGTCGAGACGGTTGTATTCCTTGTCGCCCCAGCGCTTCGCCGACGCGAATTGCAACACACGCGACTGCACCGACACCGACACTGCCGGAAGCGCAATGCGATCCTTGTCGGTGAAGTCCGCGATGGTCTTCACATTCGGATTGTTCGACACGAGGTAGTACGGGAGATTGCCGAGCGACGCGACGCCTTTCACGTTCTGCCTGCCATGCGTGCGGTCCCAGATCGTCAGCAGCGGACCGACACCCGCGCCCGCTACATCAATCGAGCCCGACAGCAGCGCATCGTTCACGGCAGAGCCTCCCGACAGCTTGACCCAATCGACCTTGATATCGAGCCCTTCCTTGCGCCCTTCTTTCTCGATGAACTGCTGATCGCGCGCGACGTTCAGCAGCAAATACACAATGCCGAACTGTTCGGCGACGCGAATATGCCCTTCTGCGTGCGCATCGAGCGACGCGCCGAGTCCTGCTGCACCGAGCGACAACGCGAGCAGCGATGAAACAAAACGGCGAGCGAGCGACGGCCGCACCGCGGCCGGGCGAATTGAAAACAGCATGGGAACTCCGCGAGTCGTGGAACGGAAATGAAGAATGCGTGCAGCCTAGAACGGCGCGTCGCCTTCGATCGTCGTGCGGTACAGCTTGCGGCGCAGATGATCGGGCGTGCCCGCGGCGAGGTGCATCAACGAGCGGTTGTCCCAGAACACGAGATCGTGCTCAGCCCACTGATGACGATAGATGTGCTCGTCGCGCACGCTGTGCACAAACAGCGCGCCAAGCAGATCGCGGCTTTCGTCCTCGGGAAGACCGACAATATGCGTAGTGAAATGCTCGCTGACGAAAAGCGCCTTGCGGCCCGTTTCCGGATGCGTGCGCACGACGGGATGCACGACGGGTTTCACTTCGGCGACCTGCTCAGCCGAGAGATTCGGCCGCCACGGGCTGCGCTTTTGCAGCTCCGCATATTTCGCGAGGTACGTATGCTCCGCCGTGCGTCCTTCGACGGCCTTGCGCAGATGCTCGGGCAATGTGTCCCACGCCAGGTGCATGTTCGCGAACAGCGTGTCACCGCCTTCCGACGGCAACTCTTGCGCGTGAAGCAGCGAGCCGAGACTCGGTTTCTCTTTGTACGACAGATCCGAATGCCAGAAGTGACCGGCATCGCCGAGTCCGATCGGCTGACCGTTCTCGCGAATGTTCGATACGATCAGCACTTCGGGATGGCCGGGCAACTGGAACTGACGCAGCACGTGGATTTGCAGCGGCCCGAAGCGGCGGCTGAACGCGACATGCTGTTCGGGCGTAATCCGCTGCTCGCGAAACACGAGCACGTGATAGTCGAGATGCGCGCGATGAATACGCGCGAAATCGTCGGCGGAAAGCGGCTCATTCAGATCGAGGCCGAGCACTTCGGCACCGACGGGTGCATCAAACGCAACGATGTCGAATGTCTGAAGCGCGCCGGACGATTGCACGCGCGGCGCCGCGTGGCGATGGGGTGAAACGGTGGTGGTCACGCTGAGTGTTCTTGATTGGTTGCGACGGTGGAATCAATCTACGACCAGCGTTTCGGGCCGTCAACGAAGCAAATCCCATACTCATATCTGCCTTAGCGATAAACGTCCCGCTAGCCTGGACGTCGCGCTCCGAGCGCAACATTGCATGCCGCGCATGCAGACGCGCCGTGCGCACGCTATTTGCTTATACGGGTGGCCGCGCTGTCGCCCCGGCGCGGATATCGCTCGCTAGCGCACAGACGTTCGCTGACGCGAGTGACAAGTTCGGGCTAACATCGGATACCGGCGTTTGCCGGCCAGCGGTCTCACGGTCATACGCGCCAGTGTCATGACAAAGGTCTTCATCCACTCGATTACCGTGCTGGCCGCCGTTGGCGCAGGACTCTGCAGCGAGCCCGCGTTCGCGCTCGAGCTCGACGGACAACTGGTGTGCAAGAGCGATGCGCACACGTTCATTCAGCCGTTGCTCGACGATCAATATAT
This Paraburkholderia phymatum STM815 DNA region includes the following protein-coding sequences:
- a CDS encoding transglycosylase domain-containing protein translates to MNRPLRFPLRAIGTTSVWKWFKWLFFAAFLVAVAFGVRFLQIEMDTSRLQARYLSELTRDVGFTVSEGPSDNIRFPTDGPYDIRLGYALLPAFERRLKERGFAVASQARDSERMASLADDGLFIPYDEKDQAGLTLYDATGTRLFGAQYPARVYDDFEAVPPLVVSALLFIEDRHLLDSDQPNRNPAIDWGRFSRALMDQGLRVFNHTQPQPGGSTLATQIEKFRHSPGGRTATPKEKLRQIASASVRAYLDGPRTMPAREQIVVRYLNSVPLAAQPGIGEVNGIGDGLAAWYGRDFAEVNRVLKAPPTPENLPEQGLAFRQVLSLMIAQRGPSHFLLRKNDELNALTESYLRIFATNGVITPQLRDAALAQQLVLTRAKVATPEGSFIERKAVTSLRTHLLSSLGVSNLYDLDRLDVRVTSTMNNQVQQAISDRLAAATTKDGAQAAGLYGFNMLQPKDDPSKIAFSFTLFEKRDGVNLLRVQTDSVNRPFDINSGARLNLGSTAKLRTIITYLQIMSELHARYGQMSVDELRAVKPEREDALTRWAVDYFMHTNDRSLPAMLDASVERKYSANAGETFFTGGGAQTFTNFEADENSRILTVHQAFQHSVNLVFVRIMRDIVHYETIKTSGPSSQWLSDPDTRKMYLTRFADQESRVYMNRFYTKYHGKTQDEMLAVLLRGVRKSPPKVATVLRSVRPDAPQAWFNSQMRAALKNTPKANPPDDALAELYAKYAIDKFNLNDRAYISSVHPLELWLVNYLRERPEASANDVMEASREVRADAYKWLFKTRYHATQDRRIRRMVEQHAYDAIGKSWQALGYPFAHLTPSYAAAIGASGDRPAALAQLIGVIANKGNQAPTQSLSELEFAKGTPYETRFVRATPQPNEAISPEIARVAQAMMRDVVAGGTAKRLAGGMTFPNGTTLEVYGKTGTGDQRLNIYAKGRRLIESRKVNRTATFVFAIGDRFFGTLTAVVHEPYAKRYDFTSALAVQLLKSMAAELQPLLDPSTDAGGSTTASR
- a CDS encoding TetR family transcriptional regulator — translated: MKKASRATVPEHIETLPETSHPRRKYDPEETKRNILEVATQEFSSMGLTGARVDAIAERTNTTKRMLYYYFGSKEGLYEAVLEKVYGDIRALEQDLKISDMSPMDGLRSLVEFTFDYHDKHRDFVRLVTIENIHGAKYIEQVKTFKNRNATVIHTIEDLLTRGVASGDFREDIDAIDLHLLISSLCFHRIANRHTFGTAFGRDPSHARLRARHRAMIVDAILRFVKK
- a CDS encoding NAD(P)/FAD-dependent oxidoreductase, which encodes MHSYYEATVERPVRPALHGQLSANVCVVGGGLAGLSTALGLAERGVREVVVVEAKQVGYGASGRNGGFVFGGYSLDCADLLRILGPARARELYALTIDAVDLMRARIQRYAISCDATDAGVILANWFDDPSRLDSQRRLMKEAFDVEWEPLGAAELSARLKTTRYHGGLFERNAFHFHPLKYVLGVARAAEAAGVRIVEQSPVTSLRRHGAGFAVETAHGTIDARHVVMAGGGYARNVYRRVERAVLPVATYVMATEPLGAGLADAIACPSAVYDTRFAFDYYRPLPDTRILWGGRISIREREPEVIARLLRRDLLKVYPQLRHVRIEHAWGGLMSYARHKMPQIGRSGDGVWYAVGFGGHGMAPTTVSGELLAAAIAGERPVPEAFASFGLTHTFGALGLAAAQLSYTAMQTRDALADRPRRPR